From a region of the Mauremys mutica isolate MM-2020 ecotype Southern chromosome 12, ASM2049712v1, whole genome shotgun sequence genome:
- the LOC123346312 gene encoding C-type lectin domain family 2 member D-like — MGNWAEADPPGQPLNSSIDLKSGEEPGHPANSSSRKPAVWDRPAALRAIIMVTMVVIIALLVALIVVTSKQPPPCPPAAPWCPDGWIRIQGKCYYFSKAEGNWTYSQSFCSSHAASLAGIESPQELGSLLPYEGRLDHWIGLRKDTGQVWKWANGTEFDHRFEIQGGADCVCLDEDLTVTTSSCSRPRKWICSKPDTPAKGEEGAVGGDS; from the exons ATGGGGAACTGGGCGGAAGCAGATCCCCCTGGACAGCCTCTTAACAGCTCCATAGACTTGAAGAGTGGAGAAGAACCAG GTCATCCAGCTAATTCCAGCTCCAGGAAACCTGCAGTATGGGATCGTCCAGCTGCCCTCAGAGCCATAATCATGGTTACAATGGTCGTCATCATCGCTCTATTAGTAGCTTTGATAG TGGTAACATCTAAGCAgcctcctccatgcccccctgctgccccctggtgcccgGACGGCTGGATCCGGATCCAAGGGAAATGTTACTATTTTTCTAAGGCCGAAGGGAACTGGACCTACAGCCAGAGCTTCTGCTCGTCACACGCTGCCTCCCTGGCCGGGATTGAGAGTCCGCAGGAGCTG GGTTCCCTGCTGCCATACGAAGGCAGACTGGACCACTGGATCGGCCTCCGGAAGGACACGGGCCAGGTCTGGAAATGGGCCAACGGGACCGAGTTTGACCATCG GTTTGAAATACAAGGAGGAGCAGACTGTGTGTGCCTGGATGAAGATCTCACTGTCACCACGTCAAGCTGCAGCAGACCAAGAAAATGGATCTGCAGTAAACCTGATACCCCTGCgaagggagaggagggagcagtgggaggggatTCGTGA